The Streptomyces sp. NBC_00440 genome contains a region encoding:
- a CDS encoding steroid 3-ketoacyl-CoA thiolase, translated as MAETVIVEAVRTPVGRRRGVLSGLHPAELLGRTQKGLLERAEVAPDAVDQVVGGCVTQAGEQSNNITRTAWLHSGLPHSTACTSIDCACGSSQQAVHLIHGLIASGAIDVGIGCGVESMSRVFLGQAQTPGTGSPVPDSWSLDMPDQFTAAERIARKRGITRADADALGLASQRKAARAWADGRFGRQIIGIDIEAPAAGPDGTVVERTTVSRDQGLRETTAEALAALKPVLADGIHTAGNSSQISDGAAAVLLMNQESATRLGARPRARIVASAMVGADPYYHLDGPVEATARVLRKAGMTLDDIDLVEINEAFASVVLSWAQVHNADMDKVNVNGGAIALGHAVGSTGARLITQALYELERDGKSTALITMCAGGAHATATIIERI; from the coding sequence ATGGCCGAGACCGTCATAGTCGAAGCCGTCCGCACACCGGTCGGCCGTCGCCGCGGCGTCCTCTCAGGGCTGCACCCGGCCGAGTTGCTCGGCCGGACGCAGAAGGGCCTGCTGGAACGTGCGGAGGTCGCCCCGGACGCCGTCGACCAGGTCGTCGGGGGCTGCGTCACCCAGGCCGGCGAACAGTCCAACAACATCACCCGCACCGCCTGGCTGCACAGCGGTCTGCCGCACTCCACCGCGTGCACCTCGATCGACTGCGCGTGCGGCTCGTCGCAGCAGGCCGTGCACCTGATCCACGGACTGATCGCATCGGGCGCGATCGACGTGGGCATCGGCTGCGGTGTGGAGTCGATGAGCCGGGTGTTCCTCGGGCAGGCACAGACACCGGGGACCGGCTCGCCCGTACCTGACAGCTGGTCACTGGACATGCCGGACCAGTTCACGGCCGCCGAGCGGATCGCGCGCAAGCGCGGGATCACCCGCGCCGACGCCGACGCACTCGGGCTGGCATCCCAGCGCAAGGCGGCCCGCGCCTGGGCCGACGGCCGATTCGGCCGGCAGATCATCGGCATCGACATCGAGGCACCGGCGGCCGGACCGGACGGCACGGTCGTCGAACGGACCACCGTCTCCCGCGACCAGGGGCTGCGGGAGACCACTGCCGAAGCGCTCGCCGCACTCAAGCCGGTGCTCGCCGACGGCATCCACACCGCCGGGAACTCCTCGCAGATCAGCGACGGCGCCGCCGCCGTCCTGCTGATGAACCAGGAGAGCGCCACCCGCCTGGGCGCCCGCCCGCGGGCCCGGATCGTCGCATCCGCCATGGTCGGCGCCGATCCCTACTACCACCTGGACGGCCCCGTGGAAGCGACCGCCCGCGTGCTGCGCAAGGCCGGAATGACGCTCGACGACATCGACCTCGTCGAGATCAACGAGGCGTTCGCCTCGGTCGTACTGTCCTGGGCCCAGGTCCACAACGCCGACATGGACAAGGTGAACGTCAACGGCGGCGCGATCGCCCTCGGCCACGCTGTGGGCTCCACGGGCGCCCGCCTGATCACCCAGGCGCTGTACGAGCTGGAACGCGACGGCAAATCCACCGCGCTGATCACCATGTGCGCCGGCGGCGCGCACGCGACAGCGACGATCATCGAACGGATCTGA
- a CDS encoding ferredoxin--NADP reductase, producing MRVVEVVRETPDAHSLVLEPAGVPTERFTYRPGQFLTVRVPSERVRGAARCYSLCSSPHHDEKLRITVKRTVDGYGSNWICDNVVAGDTLEVLRPAGTFTPDSLEHDFLLLAAGSGITPVMSILKSCLYAGTGSLTLVYANRDERSVIFRDELASLAAEFGDRLTVVHWLESVQGLPTESGLRALTRMCTGREVFVCGPGPFMDLAALTLGGLGVPSGQVHMERFASLAADPFASPDPAALAGPVSQVDVELDGTTRTVAWPRNTRLLDALLDAGVDAPYSCREGNCSACTCLLVEGEAAMENNQVLGECDLADGYVLACQALPLSERLKITYGG from the coding sequence GTGCGTGTCGTCGAGGTCGTCCGTGAGACTCCCGACGCGCACTCGCTGGTGCTCGAACCGGCCGGCGTACCGACGGAGAGGTTCACCTACCGGCCGGGCCAGTTCCTGACGGTCCGGGTGCCGTCCGAACGTGTCCGGGGAGCGGCCCGCTGCTACTCGCTGTGCAGTTCCCCGCACCACGACGAGAAGCTGAGGATCACGGTCAAACGCACCGTGGACGGATACGGTTCGAACTGGATCTGCGACAACGTCGTGGCGGGGGACACCCTCGAAGTCCTGCGGCCGGCCGGCACGTTCACCCCCGACTCGCTGGAGCACGACTTCCTCCTGCTCGCAGCGGGCAGCGGCATCACACCGGTGATGTCCATCCTCAAGTCCTGTCTGTACGCGGGGACCGGCTCCCTCACCCTGGTCTACGCCAACCGTGACGAGCGCTCCGTGATCTTCCGGGACGAACTCGCCTCGCTCGCAGCGGAGTTCGGAGACCGGTTGACGGTCGTCCACTGGCTGGAGTCGGTGCAGGGGCTGCCCACCGAGTCCGGGCTGCGCGCGCTCACCCGGATGTGCACCGGCCGCGAGGTGTTCGTCTGCGGCCCCGGCCCCTTCATGGACCTCGCGGCCCTGACTCTCGGCGGACTCGGTGTGCCCTCCGGGCAGGTGCACATGGAACGGTTCGCCTCCCTGGCGGCCGACCCGTTCGCGAGCCCGGACCCGGCCGCCCTCGCCGGCCCGGTGAGCCAAGTTGATGTGGAACTCGACGGAACCACCAGGACCGTCGCCTGGCCCCGGAACACCAGACTGCTCGACGCGCTCCTGGACGCGGGCGTGGATGCTCCGTACTCCTGCCGCGAGGGCAACTGCAGCGCGTGCACCTGCCTGCTCGTCGAGGGCGAGGCGGCGATGGAGAACAACCAGGTGCTCGGCGAGTGCGACCTCGCCGACGGCTACGTCCTGGCCTGCCAGGCGCTCCCGCTCAGCGAACGGCTCAAGATCACCTACGGCGGATGA
- the dmpG gene encoding 4-hydroxy-2-oxovalerate aldolase — protein sequence MPFSADLDIRVTDSSLRDGSHAKQHQFTTEEVRSVVAALDGAGVPVIEVAHGDGLGGSSFNYGFSRTPEQELIKEAVKTARQAKIAFLMLPGLGVQDDIREAADNGAAVCRIATHCTEADIAVQHFGLARGLGLETVGFLMMAHSRPPEALARQARIMADAGCQCVYVVDSAGALVLEQAGDRVAALAGELGADAQVGFHGHENLGLGVANSLCAVRAGATQIDGSTRRFGAGAGNTPVEAFVAVTDKLGIRTGIDTPKIIDAAQDVVLPVMGGDRPLDRMSLTMGYAGVYSSFLSHAGRQAAKYGVSGTDILLEAGRRKLVGGQEDQLIEIAVGLAGLAGALKEPTTPTPAGK from the coding sequence ATGCCTTTCAGTGCCGATCTCGACATCCGCGTCACCGACTCCTCCCTGAGGGACGGTTCGCACGCCAAGCAGCACCAGTTCACCACCGAGGAGGTACGGTCCGTCGTCGCCGCTCTCGACGGCGCCGGCGTCCCGGTCATCGAAGTGGCGCACGGCGACGGCCTCGGCGGATCCTCGTTCAACTACGGCTTCAGCCGCACCCCGGAGCAGGAACTCATCAAGGAAGCGGTGAAGACCGCCCGACAGGCGAAGATCGCCTTCCTGATGCTTCCGGGGCTCGGCGTGCAGGACGACATCCGGGAGGCCGCCGACAACGGCGCCGCCGTCTGCCGCATCGCCACCCACTGCACCGAGGCCGACATCGCCGTCCAGCACTTCGGTCTGGCCAGGGGGCTGGGCCTGGAGACCGTCGGCTTCCTGATGATGGCGCACAGCAGGCCGCCGGAGGCCCTGGCACGGCAGGCGCGGATCATGGCCGACGCCGGCTGCCAGTGCGTCTATGTCGTGGACTCCGCCGGAGCCCTGGTGCTCGAACAGGCCGGCGACCGGGTCGCCGCGCTCGCCGGGGAACTCGGCGCCGACGCCCAAGTCGGTTTCCACGGCCACGAGAATCTGGGACTCGGCGTCGCCAACTCCCTCTGCGCCGTGCGCGCCGGGGCCACGCAGATCGACGGCTCCACACGGCGCTTCGGAGCCGGCGCCGGCAACACCCCGGTCGAGGCGTTCGTCGCCGTCACCGACAAGCTCGGCATCCGCACCGGTATCGACACCCCGAAGATCATCGACGCGGCACAGGACGTGGTCCTGCCCGTCATGGGCGGCGACCGCCCGCTCGACCGCATGTCGCTGACCATGGGCTACGCCGGTGTCTACTCCAGTTTCCTCAGCCATGCCGGCCGGCAGGCCGCCAAGTACGGCGTATCCGGCACCGACATCCTCCTGGAGGCCGGGCGCCGCAAACTCGTCGGCGGGCAGGAGGACCAGCTCATCGAGATCGCTGTCGGCCTCGCCGGGCTGGCCGGCGCGCTGAAGGAACCGACCACGCCCACACCCGCAGGGAAGTGA
- a CDS encoding acetaldehyde dehydrogenase (acetylating) — MTKATAAIVGSGNIGTDLMYKLLRSEAIEPGWMIGIDPESTGLKRAAEEGLAVSAGGVARLLADGARPDLVFEATSASVHKANAPAYAELGIQAIDLTPAALGPAVVPAVNLGEHLDAPNVSLITCGGQATIPMVHAVSRVTDVAYAEIVASVASPSAGPGTRANIDEFTLTTSRGIETIGGAARGKAIIILNPAEPPMLMRDTVFCAIPATADRAAITASVHETVRQVASYVPGYRLRAEPQFDDPDPVSGGLARVAVFLEVEGAGDFLPPYSGNLDIMTAAATKVGEGFAQRIIARRTAS, encoded by the coding sequence GTGACCAAGGCGACCGCCGCGATCGTCGGCTCCGGAAACATCGGAACCGATCTGATGTACAAGCTGCTCCGGTCCGAGGCGATCGAGCCGGGATGGATGATCGGGATCGATCCGGAGAGCACGGGCCTCAAGCGTGCGGCTGAGGAAGGTCTGGCGGTGAGCGCCGGGGGAGTGGCCCGGCTGCTGGCCGATGGCGCCCGGCCCGACCTCGTCTTCGAGGCGACCTCGGCCTCCGTGCACAAGGCGAACGCCCCGGCCTACGCCGAACTCGGCATCCAGGCCATCGATCTGACACCGGCCGCGCTCGGCCCCGCCGTCGTGCCCGCCGTCAACCTGGGGGAGCATCTGGACGCCCCCAACGTCAGCCTGATCACCTGCGGGGGTCAGGCCACCATCCCCATGGTGCACGCCGTCTCCAGGGTCACCGATGTGGCCTACGCGGAGATCGTGGCCAGTGTCGCCTCGCCGTCCGCAGGCCCGGGAACCCGCGCCAACATCGACGAGTTCACCCTCACCACCAGCCGGGGCATCGAGACCATCGGTGGCGCGGCCCGGGGCAAGGCCATCATCATCCTCAACCCCGCCGAGCCGCCCATGCTGATGCGGGACACGGTCTTCTGCGCCATCCCCGCAACGGCCGACCGCGCGGCGATCACCGCGTCCGTCCACGAGACGGTCCGGCAGGTCGCGTCGTACGTACCCGGCTACCGCCTGCGCGCCGAACCGCAGTTCGACGACCCGGACCCCGTCAGCGGCGGCCTCGCCCGTGTCGCGGTCTTCCTCGAAGTGGAGGGCGCGGGCGACTTCCTGCCGCCGTACTCCGGGAACCTCGACATCATGACCGCCGCCGCCACCAAGGTCGGTGAGGGCTTCGCCCAGCGGATCATCGCCCGGCGCACCGCGTCCTGA
- a CDS encoding VOC family protein, whose protein sequence is MTQIRGLGYLRVRSRDVTRWRELTVDALGFAEGSGPDPEGLYLRMDERRARLAVLPGESDRAEAVGWEVRDQFALAEVARTVEASGAAVRTLTQEEADERGVEQAIAFDDPAGVPVEVFFGPVLDHSPVLTGLGQRFVTGGQGMGHVVLPTTRMDESVSFYTEVLGFLPRGAVRMSSQAPEAPPRRVRFLGVNERHHSLALCPAPHGEAPGLVHLMVEVDTLDSVGRALDNVGRLGFPLSSTLGRHTNDKMISFYVRAPGGWDVEYGTDGMLVDERDYTAEEITADSYWGHDWSGSEPLAAFSTPAGNRGEARP, encoded by the coding sequence ATGACGCAGATTCGAGGGCTGGGCTATCTCCGGGTACGGAGCCGGGACGTCACCCGCTGGCGCGAACTCACCGTGGACGCCCTCGGTTTCGCCGAGGGATCGGGCCCCGACCCGGAGGGCCTCTATCTCCGGATGGACGAGCGCCGGGCGCGGCTGGCCGTCCTGCCCGGTGAGAGCGACCGGGCCGAGGCCGTCGGCTGGGAGGTGCGCGACCAGTTCGCGCTGGCCGAGGTCGCCCGCACCGTCGAGGCCTCCGGCGCGGCGGTCAGGACGCTGACTCAGGAGGAGGCGGACGAACGCGGAGTGGAACAGGCCATCGCCTTCGACGACCCCGCCGGAGTCCCCGTAGAGGTCTTCTTCGGTCCCGTCCTGGACCACAGCCCCGTACTCACCGGGCTCGGGCAGCGCTTCGTCACCGGCGGCCAGGGCATGGGACACGTCGTTCTGCCCACCACGCGCATGGACGAGAGCGTGTCCTTCTACACCGAGGTGCTCGGCTTCCTGCCGCGTGGTGCGGTGCGGATGAGCAGCCAGGCCCCGGAGGCTCCGCCGCGGCGCGTGCGTTTTCTGGGAGTCAACGAGCGCCACCACAGCCTGGCCCTCTGCCCTGCGCCGCACGGCGAGGCACCCGGTCTGGTCCACCTCATGGTCGAGGTGGACACCCTGGACTCGGTGGGACGCGCCCTCGACAACGTCGGACGGCTCGGCTTCCCGCTCTCCTCCACCCTGGGCCGCCACACCAACGACAAGATGATCTCCTTCTACGTCCGCGCTCCCGGCGGCTGGGACGTCGAGTACGGCACCGACGGGATGCTCGTCGACGAGCGTGACTACACCGCCGAGGAGATCACAGCCGACAGCTACTGGGGCCACGACTGGTCGGGCTCGGAACCGCTCGCGGCGTTCTCGACGCCGGCCGGCAACAGGGGGGAAGCCCGTCCATGA
- a CDS encoding MaoC/PaaZ C-terminal domain-containing protein — MTVDRDKALSAAPSVQQIGWTARDVLLYHLSLGAGSDAHHDPELHLTFERRLTVLPTFAMVAGGGISSGTPPEPSLDLPGIDIDLRQILHAGQELEIHRPLPAAGTATLASRVVEVWDKGKAAVIVRESTASGPDGEPLWTSRMQIWARGAGGFGGDPGPQTHESTPDRRSDTVCDTPTGPQQALLYRLNGDLNPLHADPEFARAAGFHRPVLHGLASYGLVCKALVGELLDGDATRLKALSVRFAGPLFPGETVRTAVWRDGDRLRLHATCPERDGAPVLTHATARITP, encoded by the coding sequence ATGACGGTCGACCGTGACAAGGCGCTGAGCGCAGCCCCGTCCGTGCAGCAGATCGGCTGGACGGCACGGGACGTACTCCTCTACCACCTCAGCCTCGGAGCAGGCTCCGACGCGCACCACGACCCGGAACTCCATCTCACCTTCGAACGCCGGCTGACGGTACTGCCCACCTTCGCCATGGTCGCCGGCGGCGGGATCTCCTCCGGCACTCCGCCCGAGCCGTCCCTGGACCTGCCGGGAATCGACATCGACCTGCGCCAAATCCTGCACGCCGGACAGGAACTGGAGATCCACCGTCCCCTGCCGGCGGCGGGCACGGCCACCCTCGCCTCCCGTGTGGTCGAGGTGTGGGACAAAGGGAAAGCGGCGGTGATCGTCCGGGAGTCCACCGCTTCCGGGCCGGACGGCGAGCCGCTGTGGACCAGCAGGATGCAGATATGGGCGCGCGGAGCGGGAGGCTTCGGCGGAGACCCGGGGCCGCAGACCCACGAGAGCACCCCCGACCGCCGCTCCGACACCGTCTGCGACACCCCCACCGGTCCCCAGCAGGCGCTGCTCTACCGGCTCAACGGAGACCTCAACCCCCTGCACGCCGACCCCGAGTTCGCGCGGGCCGCCGGGTTCCACCGGCCGGTCCTGCACGGCCTCGCCTCGTACGGCCTGGTGTGCAAGGCGCTCGTCGGCGAACTGCTCGACGGCGACGCGACCCGGCTGAAGGCACTGTCCGTACGGTTCGCGGGCCCGCTCTTCCCCGGGGAGACCGTCCGCACCGCCGTCTGGCGGGACGGAGACCGCCTCCGGCTGCACGCCACCTGCCCGGAACGCGACGGTGCACCGGTGCTCACCCACGCAACGGCGAGGATCACTCCATGA
- a CDS encoding PaaI family thioesterase: MTDDHDAPPVSPEAAVRPDELVAAAHEDGVDAAAAAARRVIDALLLAGDHTDADLTGVAKQLHALADHLQERAPAREERMVTMWRGTGITRHDPVTGPENALAPPLTLTGRDDGSVHGVVTLGLAYQGPPRCAHGGVAALLLDHTLGVANHWAGLSGMTAELTLRYHRPTPLFEPLTVTGRQLSVDGMKIRTTGTISAGGRDCVTAQGLFIAKHLPRPS, translated from the coding sequence ATGACCGACGACCACGACGCACCGCCCGTGTCCCCTGAGGCCGCCGTCCGGCCGGACGAACTGGTCGCGGCGGCCCACGAGGACGGAGTCGACGCGGCCGCGGCCGCCGCACGCAGGGTGATCGACGCCCTGCTCCTGGCCGGTGACCATACGGACGCCGACCTGACCGGTGTGGCCAAGCAGCTCCACGCCCTCGCGGACCACCTCCAGGAGCGGGCCCCCGCCCGCGAGGAACGCATGGTCACCATGTGGCGCGGCACCGGCATCACCCGGCACGACCCGGTGACCGGACCCGAGAACGCCCTGGCGCCGCCGCTCACCCTGACCGGCCGGGACGACGGCTCGGTCCACGGCGTGGTCACCCTCGGGCTCGCCTACCAGGGACCGCCCCGATGCGCACACGGGGGAGTGGCGGCGCTGCTGCTGGACCACACACTCGGCGTCGCCAACCACTGGGCGGGACTGTCGGGTATGACCGCCGAACTCACCCTGCGCTACCACCGCCCCACCCCGTTGTTCGAGCCGCTCACCGTCACCGGCCGTCAGCTCTCCGTGGACGGGATGAAGATCCGTACCACCGGGACCATCTCGGCCGGCGGCCGGGACTGCGTGACAGCGCAGGGACTGTTCATCGCCAAACACCTGCCCCGGCCGAGCTGA
- a CDS encoding acyl-CoA dehydrogenase family protein codes for MPNPVLDAIVERAEEISTLSPVNESLGRLDDQAAKVLRDTGAIRMLQPKTHGGLELHPREFAETVMKIAACDGSTGWVAGVVGVHPWEMAMADPRVQDEIWGEDPDTWIASPYAPMGLLRPVDGGYVFNGRWQFSSGTDHCDWIFLGAFLADHSGERLTPPQSMHVILPRADYEIVDDSWDVVGLRGTGSKDIVVRDAFVPAHRVVDYAKVVDGSLAKETGLTNPMYHLPFSAAFPLGITASVIGICEGALAHHLAYQRDRVQITGTAVRDDPYVLYAVSEAAAEIAASRAALLDNISRLHDMVEAGERITFDRRAVGRRTQTRAAWRAVRAVDEIVARSGGNAMRMDNPIQRFWRDAHTGLAHAIHVTGAVFHVAALAQIGVEPPQGPMRSMI; via the coding sequence ATGCCCAACCCGGTACTCGACGCCATCGTCGAACGCGCGGAGGAGATCAGCACGCTGTCCCCTGTGAACGAGTCGCTCGGCCGGCTGGACGACCAGGCGGCCAAGGTGCTGCGGGACACCGGTGCCATCCGTATGCTCCAGCCGAAGACACACGGCGGACTGGAGCTGCACCCACGGGAGTTCGCCGAAACGGTCATGAAGATCGCCGCGTGCGACGGGTCGACCGGCTGGGTCGCCGGCGTCGTCGGGGTCCACCCCTGGGAGATGGCCATGGCCGACCCGCGGGTCCAGGACGAGATCTGGGGTGAGGACCCCGACACATGGATCGCTTCCCCCTACGCACCGATGGGGCTGCTGCGGCCCGTCGACGGCGGCTATGTCTTCAACGGCCGCTGGCAGTTCTCCTCCGGCACCGACCACTGCGACTGGATCTTCCTCGGTGCCTTCCTCGCCGACCACAGTGGCGAGCGGCTGACCCCGCCGCAGTCGATGCATGTGATCCTGCCGCGCGCGGACTACGAGATCGTCGACGACTCCTGGGACGTGGTCGGCCTGCGCGGGACGGGCAGCAAGGACATCGTCGTACGGGACGCCTTCGTCCCCGCCCACCGGGTCGTCGACTACGCGAAGGTCGTCGACGGCAGTCTCGCCAAGGAGACCGGGCTGACCAATCCGATGTACCACCTGCCGTTCTCAGCCGCCTTCCCGCTCGGCATCACCGCCTCCGTCATCGGTATCTGCGAGGGCGCGCTCGCCCACCACCTGGCCTATCAGCGCGACCGTGTCCAGATCACCGGCACCGCCGTCAGGGACGACCCGTATGTGCTGTATGCCGTGAGCGAGGCCGCCGCGGAGATCGCCGCCTCGCGCGCGGCACTGCTGGACAACATCAGCCGGCTCCACGACATGGTCGAGGCGGGCGAGCGCATCACCTTCGACCGGCGGGCCGTGGGCCGGCGCACGCAGACCCGCGCCGCCTGGCGGGCCGTGCGCGCGGTCGACGAGATCGTGGCGCGTTCCGGCGGCAACGCCATGCGGATGGACAACCCGATCCAGCGGTTCTGGCGCGACGCCCACACCGGGCTCGCCCATGCCATCCATGTGACCGGGGCGGTTTTCCATGTCGCGGCGCTGGCGCAGATCGGCGTCGAGCCCCCGCAGGGGCCGATGCGCTCGATGATCTGA
- a CDS encoding acyl-CoA dehydrogenase — MTIGLTEEHRALRDSVRAFTGRHITQDAVRKAVDAADETLPPYWQALAGQGLLGLNLPEKSGGAGYGLLELAVATEEFGRAAAPGPFLPTTLAATVLDRAAHEAHLPGLADGTTIGAVGLDPGTLTLTPSGDGGRTLSGESGLVIGGHLADVFVLPVRDGADTVWAVVLRAAVETTDLRSHDLTRRSSRVRARGTAIPAADVLRIDAQLPVDLAAVLFAAEASGMADRAVATAAEHARVREQFGRPIGQFQGVKHRCARMLAQAEQARACAWDAARANEPGAVDDPREASLAAAVAGATAVEAGFATAKDCIQVLGGIGFTWEHEAHLYLRRAQTLRIALGPTARWRRRVSRLTLDGARRRLAVQLPPGAAAVREEIRTELRSATALEESERLTYLADRGYTAPHLPVPWGRGADAVTQLVIAEELRAADLKPVDMVIGAWVVPTLVAHGSAAQQERFLGPSLRGEITWCQLFSEPGAGSDLAALSTRAERTDGGWRITGQKVWTSMAHDAHWGILLARTEPDAPKHKGLSYFLLDMTAPGIDIRPLRQITGEAEFNEVFLDDVFVPDAMLVGAPGDGWRLTRTTLASERVALSHDSSLGSGGEALLDITASGPQDMDDERLTTLGGILCDAQSGGLLGLRTTLRSVTGQQPGAEASIAKLIGVEHLQQVWEIAMDWLGSAALTGEGPRQDPTWWFLNSRCMSIAGGTTEVQLNIIGERLLGLPRDPEPAPKKPEQKARS, encoded by the coding sequence ATGACCATCGGGCTGACCGAGGAGCACCGCGCCCTGCGGGACTCCGTACGCGCCTTCACCGGCCGGCACATCACCCAGGACGCGGTCCGGAAGGCCGTGGACGCCGCGGACGAGACACTTCCGCCCTACTGGCAGGCGCTCGCCGGCCAGGGCCTGCTGGGCCTGAACCTGCCCGAGAAATCCGGCGGCGCAGGCTACGGGCTCCTCGAACTCGCCGTAGCCACCGAGGAGTTCGGACGCGCCGCAGCTCCCGGCCCCTTCCTGCCGACCACCCTCGCGGCGACGGTCCTGGACCGGGCGGCGCACGAGGCGCATCTGCCGGGACTCGCCGACGGGACCACCATCGGCGCGGTGGGACTGGACCCGGGCACCCTCACCCTGACCCCTTCCGGCGACGGTGGCCGCACGCTCTCCGGCGAGTCCGGTCTCGTCATCGGCGGACACCTCGCCGATGTCTTCGTCCTCCCGGTCCGGGACGGTGCGGACACCGTCTGGGCCGTCGTGCTCCGCGCCGCGGTGGAGACCACCGACCTCCGCAGCCACGACCTGACGCGCCGTTCCTCCCGGGTGCGCGCCCGCGGTACGGCGATCCCCGCGGCGGACGTACTGCGCATCGACGCGCAGCTGCCGGTCGACCTGGCCGCGGTCCTCTTCGCCGCCGAGGCCTCGGGCATGGCGGACCGCGCGGTCGCCACAGCCGCCGAACATGCCCGCGTCCGTGAGCAGTTCGGCCGCCCCATCGGCCAGTTCCAGGGCGTCAAGCACCGCTGCGCACGGATGCTCGCCCAGGCCGAACAGGCCCGCGCCTGCGCCTGGGACGCCGCCCGCGCGAACGAACCCGGGGCCGTCGACGACCCCCGGGAGGCCTCGCTGGCCGCCGCCGTCGCCGGGGCCACCGCGGTGGAGGCGGGCTTCGCCACCGCCAAGGACTGCATCCAGGTACTCGGCGGCATCGGATTCACCTGGGAGCACGAAGCCCACCTGTATCTGCGCCGGGCCCAGACTCTGCGCATCGCGCTCGGACCGACCGCGCGGTGGCGCCGCCGGGTCTCCCGGCTCACCCTGGACGGCGCACGCCGCCGGCTCGCCGTCCAGTTGCCGCCCGGCGCCGCGGCCGTACGCGAGGAGATCCGCACCGAACTCCGCAGCGCCACCGCCCTGGAGGAGTCAGAACGGCTCACCTATCTCGCGGACCGCGGCTACACGGCCCCGCACCTGCCCGTTCCCTGGGGCAGGGGCGCCGACGCGGTCACCCAGCTCGTCATCGCCGAGGAGCTGCGCGCCGCGGACCTGAAGCCCGTCGACATGGTCATCGGGGCCTGGGTGGTACCGACCCTCGTGGCACACGGCAGCGCCGCACAGCAGGAGAGGTTCCTCGGGCCGAGCCTGCGCGGCGAGATCACCTGGTGCCAGCTGTTCAGCGAGCCCGGCGCCGGGTCCGACCTGGCCGCACTGAGCACCCGCGCCGAAAGGACCGACGGCGGCTGGCGGATCACCGGGCAGAAAGTGTGGACCTCCATGGCCCACGACGCCCACTGGGGCATCCTGCTGGCCCGCACCGAACCCGACGCACCCAAGCACAAGGGACTGTCGTACTTCCTGCTCGACATGACAGCCCCCGGCATCGACATCCGCCCGCTGCGCCAGATCACCGGCGAAGCGGAGTTCAACGAGGTATTCCTCGACGACGTGTTCGTCCCCGACGCCATGCTCGTCGGCGCACCCGGCGACGGATGGCGGCTGACCCGCACCACCCTGGCCAGCGAACGCGTCGCCCTCTCCCACGACTCCTCGCTCGGCTCGGGCGGCGAAGCCCTGCTCGACATCACGGCGAGCGGGCCACAGGACATGGACGACGAACGCCTCACCACCCTCGGCGGCATCCTCTGCGACGCGCAGTCCGGCGGGCTGCTGGGCCTGCGCACCACCCTGCGTTCGGTGACCGGACAGCAGCCGGGCGCGGAAGCCAGCATCGCCAAGCTGATCGGCGTCGAACACCTGCAACAGGTCTGGGAGATCGCCATGGACTGGCTGGGCAGCGCCGCCCTCACCGGTGAGGGACCCCGCCAGGACCCCACCTGGTGGTTCCTCAACTCCCGCTGTATGTCGATCGCGGGCGGTACGACAGAGGTCCAGCTCAACATCATCGGAGAACGTCTGCTCGGCCTGCCGCGCGACCCCGAGCCCGCCCCGAAGAAACCGGAACAGAAGGCCCGATCATGA
- a CDS encoding SDR family oxidoreductase: MTRRTAVSGAASGIGKALVRLLRAQGDDVVGIDLKDAEVCADLGTRQGRQDAVRAVLERTGGTLDAVIACAGISARVPAAVAVNFFGVTELLQGLRPALARADAPRAAFVGSIVGTRSGAPDVVDACLAGDETAALRAAAAVAAAGEGGTLYPASKAALARWLRRTSVTDEWAAAGIPLNAVGPGVVLTPMHAAHAVTEEQRRIVDRAVPMPLGGHAGPEVIARALRWLTSVENTHVTGQVLYVDGGAEAVLRGPDKI; this comes from the coding sequence ATGACACGCCGTACAGCCGTCAGCGGTGCCGCATCGGGCATCGGCAAGGCCCTGGTCCGACTGCTGCGGGCGCAGGGGGACGACGTCGTCGGAATCGACCTGAAGGACGCGGAGGTCTGCGCGGATCTCGGTACTCGTCAGGGGCGGCAGGACGCCGTGCGCGCCGTTCTCGAACGTACCGGAGGGACCCTGGACGCTGTGATCGCCTGTGCCGGCATCTCGGCCCGGGTCCCGGCCGCGGTCGCGGTCAACTTCTTCGGTGTCACCGAACTGCTCCAGGGGCTCAGGCCCGCACTGGCACGGGCCGATGCGCCCCGTGCGGCGTTCGTCGGTTCCATCGTCGGGACCAGATCCGGGGCGCCCGATGTCGTCGATGCCTGCCTCGCCGGGGACGAGACGGCGGCGCTCAGGGCGGCCGCAGCCGTCGCGGCCGCGGGCGAGGGCGGCACGCTGTACCCCGCGTCGAAGGCAGCCCTCGCCCGCTGGCTGCGCCGTACCAGCGTCACCGACGAGTGGGCCGCCGCCGGAATCCCACTGAACGCCGTCGGCCCCGGTGTGGTGCTGACCCCCATGCATGCCGCCCACGCGGTGACGGAAGAGCAGCGCAGGATCGTCGACCGGGCGGTGCCGATGCCGCTGGGCGGCCACGCGGGACCCGAGGTGATCGCGCGGGCGCTGCGGTGGCTGACCAGCGTGGAGAACACCCATGTGACCGGCCAGGTGCTGTACGTCGACGGGGGTGCCGAGGCGGTGCTCCGCGGCCCGGACAAGATCTGA